One genomic segment of Vulpes vulpes isolate BD-2025 chromosome 2, VulVul3, whole genome shotgun sequence includes these proteins:
- the NBL1 gene encoding neuroblastoma suppressor of tumorigenicity 1 — translation MLRVLVGAVLPAMLLAAPPPINKLALFPDKSAWCEAKNITQIVGHSGCEAKSIQNRACLGQCFSYSVPNTFPQSTESLVHCDSCMPAQSMWEIVTLECPGHEEVPRVDKLVEKILHCSCQACGKEPSHGLSVYVQGEDAPGSQPGPRPHPHPGGQTPEPEDPPGAPHAEEEGAED, via the exons ATGCTTCGGGTCCTGGTCGGGGCCGTCCTCCCCGCGATGCTGCTGGCCGCTCCACCGCCCATCAACAAGCTGGCACTGTTCCCGGACAAGAGCGCCTGGTGTGAGGCCAAGAACATCACCCAGATCGTGGGCCACAGCGGCTGTGAGGCCAAGTCCATCCAGAACAG GGCGTGCCTAGGACAGTGCTTCAGCTACAGCGTTCCCAACACCTTCCCACAGTCTACAGAGTCCCTGGTTCACTGCGACTCCTGCATGCCGGCCCAGTCCATGTGGGAGATC GTGACCTTGGAGTGCCCCGGCCACGAGGAGGTGCCCAGGGTGGACAAGCTGGTGGAGAAGATCCTGCACTGCAGCTGCCAGGCGTGCGGCAAGGAGCCCAGTCACGGGCTGAGTGTCTACGTGCAGGGCGAGGATGCGCCGGGCTCCCAGCCGGGCCCCcgtccccaccctcaccctggaGGGCAGACCCCTGAGCCCGAGGATCCCCCCGGGGCCCCCCACGCAGAGGAAGAGGGGGCCGAGGACTGA